From a region of the Paenibacillus segetis genome:
- a CDS encoding ABC-F family ATP-binding cassette domain-containing protein, with translation MSLLTVEEVSHNFGDRTLFRNVSFRLLAGEHVGLVGANGVGKSTLMNILTGQLLKDEGKVEWTPRVRYGYLDQHTKLTPGKTIRDVLKDAFLPLLELEKEMMQITEQMAEANPEQLEELLVQMGDIQEQLDIGDFYLVDVKVEEMANGLGLSAIGLDRDVTSLSGGQRTKVLLAKLLLEKPNVLLLDEPTNYLDVEHIQWLTNYLQNYPYAFILISHDTEFMKKVVNAIYHLEFAKLNRYSANFDKFLEMADMNKAQHIEAYEKQMEYIKKQEDFIQKNKARASTSGRAKSREKQLDRLDRIDKPEEAAKPTFGFKEARASGKTVFEGVDFEIGYDQALLPKMSMMIERGDKIAIVGCNGVGKSTLLKTILGKTPPISGKTYLGDFLFPAYFEQEVRAGNITPIDDVWNEFSHLTQNEVRGHLARCGLKNEHITRQLKALSGGEQAKVRLCKLMMRETNWILFDEPTNHLDVVAKEELKRALKEFKGTVLLVSHEPDFYEDWVTKVWDVESWSTR, from the coding sequence ATGAGTTTACTAACTGTAGAAGAAGTCTCGCATAATTTTGGAGATCGGACGTTGTTTAGAAATGTATCCTTTCGCTTGCTTGCAGGGGAACATGTTGGACTTGTAGGAGCAAATGGAGTTGGTAAATCAACACTAATGAATATCCTAACGGGTCAGTTGTTGAAAGACGAAGGTAAAGTGGAATGGACGCCGAGAGTTCGTTACGGATATTTGGATCAGCATACGAAGCTAACTCCAGGCAAAACGATAAGAGATGTTCTAAAAGATGCATTCTTGCCTCTTCTCGAATTAGAGAAGGAGATGATGCAAATTACGGAGCAAATGGCAGAAGCCAATCCCGAGCAGCTGGAAGAACTATTGGTTCAAATGGGGGACATCCAGGAGCAGCTTGATATCGGAGATTTTTATTTAGTAGATGTTAAAGTAGAAGAAATGGCGAATGGACTCGGTTTGTCGGCTATCGGGCTGGACCGAGACGTTACTTCACTTAGTGGTGGTCAACGGACCAAAGTGTTGCTTGCCAAACTTTTATTGGAGAAACCTAATGTATTATTGCTTGATGAACCAACCAACTATTTGGATGTTGAGCATATTCAGTGGTTAACAAACTACCTGCAAAACTATCCTTATGCATTCATTCTTATCTCGCATGATACGGAATTTATGAAGAAGGTCGTAAATGCCATTTATCACTTGGAGTTTGCGAAATTAAACCGTTATTCTGCTAACTTTGATAAGTTTCTGGAGATGGCTGATATGAACAAGGCTCAGCATATTGAAGCTTATGAGAAGCAGATGGAATATATTAAGAAGCAAGAAGACTTTATTCAGAAGAATAAAGCACGTGCTTCAACGTCTGGACGGGCTAAGAGCCGCGAGAAACAGTTGGATCGTTTGGATCGTATTGATAAGCCGGAGGAAGCAGCAAAACCGACCTTTGGTTTTAAGGAAGCGCGGGCAAGTGGTAAGACCGTGTTCGAAGGCGTTGATTTCGAGATTGGGTATGATCAGGCATTACTTCCTAAAATGAGTATGATGATTGAACGTGGTGATAAGATTGCTATTGTAGGATGTAACGGGGTAGGTAAATCGACGTTGCTGAAAACGATTTTAGGTAAAACCCCTCCGATCAGCGGTAAAACATATTTGGGTGATTTTTTATTTCCTGCGTATTTCGAACAGGAAGTACGTGCGGGTAATATAACACCGATCGATGATGTATGGAATGAATTTTCACATCTTACTCAAAATGAAGTCCGTGGGCATCTAGCTCGTTGTGGTTTGAAGAACGAACATATCACAAGACAATTAAAAGCGCTAAGTGGTGGTGAACAAGCCAAAGTACGACTCTGTAAGCTTATGATGCGGGAGACCAACTGGATTCTATTCGATGAGCCAACGAATCACTTGGATGTAGTAGCTAAGGAAGAATTAAAGCGAGCACTCAAAGAGTTTAAAGGAACCGTTCTGCTTGTCTCACATGAGCCTGATTTCTATGAGGATTGGGTAACCAAGGTATGGGATGTGGAATCGTGGTCTACGCGGTAA
- a CDS encoding ABC transporter permease: protein MNNASSALKVAAGIFLTIALITIVVILFVSAQEATKTAQNNFSDIQTELSQASFTVYDDTTISGSQVTNALRKFKDREQFGIQVKTGKNSGGQWYGNVLRVSNQDSAEDYGSVIGNKTGNTNNAWNEVLNEYVNPSGKFKAHVIKDNSNVVRGLIFTQTTVVSN from the coding sequence ATGAATAATGCATCTTCCGCTTTGAAAGTAGCGGCCGGAATTTTTCTAACCATCGCATTGATAACGATTGTGGTCATTTTGTTCGTTTCCGCTCAGGAAGCAACAAAGACAGCGCAGAACAATTTTTCCGACATCCAGACTGAGTTGTCGCAAGCTTCGTTTACTGTTTATGACGATACGACGATTAGTGGCTCTCAAGTCACGAATGCGCTACGTAAATTTAAGGATCGGGAACAGTTTGGTATTCAAGTGAAAACAGGCAAGAACAGTGGAGGGCAATGGTATGGAAATGTACTTAGAGTCAGTAATCAAGATTCCGCTGAAGATTACGGTTCCGTGATAGGTAACAAGACGGGAAATACGAACAATGCATGGAATGAAGTGTTGAATGAGTATGTGAACCCTAGTGGCAAGTTCAAAGCACATGTGATTAAAGATAATTCTAATGTAGTTCGCGGGCTTATCTTTACTCAAACGACCGTCGTTTCAAATTAG
- a CDS encoding ATPase, T2SS/T4P/T4SS family has product MVFFNLVAIIMIFLICVVYLWLKARSSAGVTAKSKTSDERFTFPTLIGYVKRSLYELSRLGSNDWGMNEYSWERQQKTRAELRQALRGCSFGDKNDKQYVKSYIRDLLLDGYGVNEENIDEILPFHNRDRLKAQDRFEIILYLFTQRYGDEALATLIESYELAEPKSSSEEDGTYSYDIDDEDISHIFYLEYRQLSFLEKLDIVVQRIYQEYKGFSVVDEIREQRIDGVSGGVSGMPEMGSIRHEGHGDIGIAELSLDEDGQTYSHTWDSVWIFYKGKSVRLSFLSFGSPFELKRVCQNIYKFNLPGQLSEANGYKVNEMKDGSRVVVVRPPFAESWAFFVRKFDVKSAVLEQLIQGNNAQLPVCLLKYLMKGSRITAITGSQGSGKTTLLMAMIKHIYASYTLRVQEMSFELNLRKMYSSRNILSFRETEYVSGQAGLDLQKKTDGTVNILGEVSTDEVAAWMIQMAQVASLFTVFTHHAKTFRSLMESLRNSLLKTGMFRNEEIAELQVAGVIDFDVHLRRDITGQRYIERITECTRLDDAAGAEEDNPANNVNSFSYSALRGYQERVIVEYRNGAYVAVHPISARCKEEMAQEMVPEDAERFKAFLHSGWRENIGA; this is encoded by the coding sequence ATGGTGTTCTTTAATCTTGTTGCAATTATTATGATTTTTCTGATTTGTGTGGTTTATCTCTGGTTGAAGGCAAGATCTTCGGCAGGGGTGACAGCGAAATCCAAAACTTCGGATGAACGCTTTACCTTCCCAACTTTAATTGGATATGTGAAGCGCAGTTTATATGAACTAAGTCGCTTAGGCTCAAATGACTGGGGCATGAACGAATATTCTTGGGAACGACAACAAAAAACGCGCGCAGAACTTCGACAAGCATTGAGGGGATGCTCTTTTGGTGACAAGAACGATAAACAGTATGTGAAATCGTATATTCGTGATTTGTTACTAGATGGATATGGCGTGAACGAGGAGAATATCGATGAGATTCTTCCTTTTCATAACAGGGATAGACTGAAGGCCCAAGATCGATTTGAGATCATATTATATCTATTTACACAAAGATACGGTGATGAGGCTCTAGCGACTTTGATCGAATCTTATGAATTGGCTGAACCTAAGTCATCAAGCGAAGAAGATGGTACGTACTCTTATGATATCGACGACGAAGATATTTCACATATTTTTTATTTGGAATATCGACAACTCTCCTTTCTTGAGAAATTGGATATTGTTGTACAGCGTATTTATCAGGAGTACAAAGGTTTCTCTGTTGTAGATGAGATTCGGGAGCAACGAATCGACGGCGTAAGTGGTGGTGTAAGCGGAATGCCGGAGATGGGGTCTATTAGGCATGAAGGACACGGGGATATTGGCATAGCTGAGCTTTCGCTGGATGAGGACGGACAAACATACTCGCATACGTGGGACAGTGTTTGGATTTTCTATAAAGGGAAAAGTGTGAGATTATCCTTTCTTTCCTTTGGAAGTCCATTCGAGTTGAAACGAGTTTGCCAGAACATCTATAAGTTTAACTTACCCGGCCAATTGTCAGAGGCGAATGGATACAAAGTTAATGAAATGAAAGATGGTTCTCGTGTGGTCGTCGTTAGACCTCCATTTGCCGAATCGTGGGCATTTTTTGTGCGGAAATTTGACGTGAAGAGTGCTGTGCTGGAGCAACTTATTCAAGGGAACAATGCTCAACTTCCGGTATGCTTGTTGAAATATTTGATGAAGGGAAGTCGAATTACGGCCATCACGGGATCACAAGGTTCCGGTAAGACGACGCTGCTGATGGCAATGATCAAACATATTTATGCCTCATATACACTGCGTGTGCAGGAGATGTCATTTGAATTAAACTTACGGAAAATGTACAGTTCGCGGAACATTTTAAGCTTCAGGGAAACGGAGTATGTGTCAGGTCAAGCTGGGCTTGATTTGCAAAAGAAGACGGATGGGACGGTAAACATTCTGGGGGAGGTCTCTACAGATGAAGTCGCAGCTTGGATGATACAGATGGCGCAGGTAGCTAGCTTATTCACCGTTTTCACTCACCATGCAAAAACCTTTCGTAGCTTGATGGAATCCCTGCGCAATTCGCTGCTCAAGACTGGGATGTTTCGTAATGAAGAAATCGCTGAGCTTCAGGTAGCCGGAGTAATTGATTTTGATGTTCATCTGCGAAGAGATATTACAGGCCAACGGTATATCGAACGGATTACTGAATGTACCCGTTTGGATGATGCGGCGGGAGCTGAAGAAGACAACCCTGCAAATAATGTGAATAGTTTTAGTTATTCGGCCCTTCGTGGTTATCAGGAGCGAGTAATTGTTGAATATCGTAATGGAGCATACGTAGCTGTTCATCCGATATCAGCGCGGTGTAAGGAAGAGATGGCCCAAGAAATGGTTCCGGAAGACGCAGAACGATTTAAGGCGTTTTTGCATTCTGGTTGGAGGGAGAACATTGGAGCTTAA
- a CDS encoding SAF domain-containing protein, with product MTRIRQRTKHLIYAGLIGAGVMGLIFGVYAVRQMNQASEIRSSLEHKYEAEIAALQKKAEYKKITGWVPIKEIPAGHLIHVEDLKSVEFPADKIPSDWVKSRDQIAGKIAKIKLRPQTLLTETLLYEEEPTPDDLRWREMSFVQLPSALESYDVVDVRIQFPTGQDYILLSKKKVERLTTGTVTVTLDETEILSLSSAIVDAYLHKASIYALAYVEPQLQSKSVPTYPANEAVLQLIKRDPNIVKQAEHALSTSVRTALEQDLLVISPQSAAEFSGLQSSMSSKNTTSESEDSFEWDTK from the coding sequence ATGACCAGAATCAGACAACGGACTAAACACCTAATCTATGCTGGATTGATTGGTGCAGGGGTAATGGGATTGATCTTTGGGGTCTATGCAGTCCGGCAAATGAATCAAGCTAGCGAGATTAGAAGTTCATTAGAGCACAAATATGAAGCGGAAATAGCTGCTTTACAGAAGAAGGCGGAGTATAAGAAAATTACGGGCTGGGTTCCGATAAAAGAAATTCCAGCCGGGCACCTCATTCATGTAGAAGATCTGAAATCTGTTGAGTTTCCGGCAGACAAGATCCCTAGTGATTGGGTGAAGTCACGAGATCAAATCGCCGGGAAAATTGCCAAAATCAAGCTTCGTCCGCAAACACTTTTAACTGAGACATTGTTGTATGAAGAAGAACCAACACCAGATGATTTAAGGTGGCGTGAAATGAGCTTCGTACAGTTACCAAGTGCACTTGAGTCATATGACGTTGTAGACGTGCGAATTCAATTCCCAACCGGTCAGGATTACATTCTATTATCCAAGAAGAAGGTTGAGCGATTAACAACAGGTACAGTAACAGTTACCTTAGACGAGACGGAGATATTATCGCTTTCTAGTGCGATTGTGGATGCTTATTTACACAAAGCTTCTATTTATGCCCTAGCTTACGTGGAACCCCAGTTGCAGAGTAAGTCGGTTCCGACTTATCCGGCGAATGAAGCTGTATTGCAATTGATCAAGAGAGATCCCAATATTGTCAAACAGGCTGAACATGCACTGAGTACATCGGTTAGAACTGCGTTAGAACAAGATTTACTGGTAATTTCACCGCAGAGTGCTGCTGAATTTTCTGGGTTACAATCATCGATGTCATCCAAGAATACGACCTCTGAGTCAGAAGATAGTTTTGAGTGGGATACAAAATGA
- a CDS encoding serine/threonine-protein kinase codes for MHFIPHLELGDVVAGRYQIRRVLGDGGMSRVYLASDLKLTGKIWAVKESISYTGIGVRMEEEASMLISLNHHRLPRIVDFISPDAEGYSYMIMDFIEGVHLDQFVKERKGRLQLERLIVIGLQICEGLHYLHSHHPPVIHRDLKPSNLLVDEEGEIRFIDFGIARNYKEDQSEDTVKLGTVGFAAPEQYGGRQSDGRSDLYSLGAVLMYLGTDYKFSEWSSEAHWVFQQNGYEAMLPIVNRLLQFHPEDRYGSAAEVGNELRELRSQVVSKQQVNKTESFHTKGKGTRCVVIALAGASSGVGTTHTAIMFASALFRTGIRVAIAELDPKSTAFQRISTMINGKDYDLSSVRKFRFAGVQYVRAPSRTELISLLAGNYDCVVCDLGSSRKKEWIEEFIRADLAVAVGSGAEWREEDLVQFMDISREMPGRNLVCCIPLATASILRRLRRKIGLQRVYAIPLEPDPFELGEETVKALSSLYDDLVLRPEGSKSRNTLLKRKRRKGSD; via the coding sequence GTGCATTTTATACCTCATCTTGAACTTGGGGATGTTGTGGCGGGAAGGTACCAAATCAGACGAGTATTAGGTGATGGTGGGATGAGTCGTGTATACCTAGCATCTGACTTGAAGCTTACAGGGAAGATTTGGGCCGTGAAAGAGAGTATATCCTATACTGGCATAGGCGTACGAATGGAAGAGGAAGCATCCATGCTGATCTCATTGAATCATCATCGACTGCCACGGATCGTTGATTTTATTTCTCCTGATGCTGAAGGGTACTCCTATATGATTATGGATTTCATCGAAGGGGTTCACTTGGATCAATTCGTGAAAGAGCGGAAAGGGAGATTACAGCTAGAAAGGTTGATCGTCATTGGTCTGCAAATTTGTGAAGGACTACATTATTTGCACAGTCATCACCCACCAGTCATTCACCGAGATTTAAAACCTTCAAATTTACTTGTAGATGAGGAGGGGGAGATTCGTTTTATCGATTTTGGGATAGCTCGTAACTACAAGGAAGATCAATCTGAGGACACAGTGAAGCTAGGTACGGTTGGTTTTGCTGCGCCAGAGCAATATGGTGGACGGCAGAGTGATGGTCGATCTGATCTGTACTCTTTGGGTGCAGTTTTGATGTATTTGGGTACGGACTATAAATTCAGTGAATGGTCGAGCGAGGCACATTGGGTATTTCAACAAAATGGTTATGAGGCGATGCTTCCCATTGTTAACCGCCTGCTTCAGTTTCATCCTGAGGACCGTTATGGGTCAGCGGCAGAGGTTGGTAATGAATTACGTGAGTTAAGGTCGCAAGTTGTGTCTAAACAGCAGGTTAACAAGACGGAATCCTTCCACACGAAAGGTAAAGGAACAAGATGTGTTGTTATTGCTCTAGCGGGGGCTTCTTCCGGGGTAGGTACTACTCACACGGCAATAATGTTTGCGAGTGCTTTGTTTCGTACAGGTATCCGTGTAGCTATCGCAGAACTTGATCCCAAATCGACAGCCTTTCAAAGAATCTCCACTATGATTAATGGTAAAGATTACGACCTTAGCTCAGTCCGGAAATTCCGATTTGCTGGAGTACAGTATGTACGAGCTCCTTCTCGTACGGAGCTAATTAGTCTTCTCGCAGGTAATTATGATTGTGTCGTCTGTGATCTAGGTTCAAGCAGGAAAAAGGAATGGATCGAAGAGTTCATCCGTGCGGATTTGGCTGTTGCGGTTGGCTCTGGAGCTGAGTGGAGAGAAGAAGACTTGGTACAATTTATGGACATTTCAAGAGAGATGCCGGGCCGTAATTTGGTGTGCTGCATTCCGTTAGCCACAGCAAGCATCCTTCGTCGATTAAGGCGCAAGATTGGCTTACAGCGGGTATATGCCATCCCATTGGAGCCAGATCCATTTGAACTGGGAGAAGAAACAGTCAAAGCCTTGTCGTCCCTATACGATGATCTGGTGCTACGTCCTGAAGGTTCCAAAAGTAGGAACACGTTACTTAAGAGAAAAAGGCGGAAGGGGAGTGATTAA
- a CDS encoding SAM-dependent methyltransferase: MSDAGHQEVTEEVKEVVTSKFVCTANHGFAPYAQEELHRLFGSVKSTMLVPGEVFAVTLQHPADVVREQISKTEPIFLRHIFQVGWEYRLGEGDTANWKSDLTDYILADENLARAKIAVQVRKSEVSLWEGSAAEFKESIQSSLSVLNGDFVVRDAEFVISVFVGKEYVFAGITSPADNISDWNGGAIRFQREDGQISRAKFKLLEAEVAFGIPFASFREALDIGAAPGGWTSFLLERGLKVTAVDPAKMDASLLSSPRLTYLRKNADNVKFKDNQFDLLVCDMSWSPKGTAKLVTDLLYALAPGGTAIVTVKLLHKKPMSLIQEIIEIFQGARLQVQRAKQLFHNRDEITLYMIKY; the protein is encoded by the coding sequence GTGAGTGACGCAGGTCATCAAGAAGTAACTGAGGAAGTCAAGGAAGTGGTAACATCAAAGTTTGTTTGTACAGCGAATCATGGATTCGCACCTTATGCACAAGAGGAATTGCATAGATTATTTGGTTCCGTAAAAAGTACGATGCTTGTACCAGGAGAAGTCTTTGCTGTAACGTTACAACATCCAGCTGACGTGGTTCGTGAGCAAATTAGTAAAACTGAACCGATCTTTCTACGTCACATCTTTCAAGTAGGATGGGAGTATAGATTGGGTGAGGGTGATACAGCTAACTGGAAAAGCGATCTTACAGATTATATTCTCGCAGATGAGAACCTAGCAAGGGCCAAAATTGCTGTTCAGGTTCGTAAATCTGAGGTTTCATTATGGGAAGGGAGTGCCGCTGAATTTAAAGAATCGATTCAGAGCTCCTTATCAGTACTGAATGGCGATTTTGTTGTAAGAGACGCCGAATTTGTGATATCTGTCTTTGTAGGTAAAGAATATGTCTTTGCTGGAATTACTTCACCGGCTGATAATATTTCCGACTGGAATGGAGGTGCCATCCGCTTCCAACGAGAAGACGGACAGATTTCAAGAGCAAAATTCAAGCTGCTTGAGGCTGAGGTTGCGTTTGGGATACCCTTTGCCTCTTTCCGCGAGGCACTGGATATTGGAGCAGCACCGGGAGGTTGGACTTCTTTTCTATTGGAAAGAGGACTGAAAGTAACGGCAGTGGATCCTGCCAAGATGGATGCATCTTTACTGTCTTCACCTCGTCTAACTTATTTGCGGAAGAATGCGGATAACGTTAAGTTCAAGGATAACCAATTTGATTTACTTGTGTGCGATATGAGTTGGAGTCCGAAAGGGACGGCCAAATTAGTAACGGATTTGCTCTATGCGCTGGCTCCAGGTGGGACAGCGATTGTTACTGTGAAACTACTTCATAAGAAACCAATGAGCTTGATTCAGGAGATTATCGAAATCTTCCAAGGGGCGCGGTTGCAGGTACAACGGGCAAAGCAGCTCTTTCATAATCGTGACGAGATTACATTGTATATGATTAAATATTAA
- a CDS encoding cyclic-phosphate processing receiver domain-containing protein, with product MHVYMDDVRRCPKGFTLVRSVDECLELLRVAEIDILSLDHDMGPGEKTGTYVATAIAAEGLYPREIYLHTSSMYDKNKMYEILHQNKPEHVVLHNGPIPFDRLDDIAIEAKRSHT from the coding sequence ATTCATGTATATATGGATGATGTACGCCGATGTCCAAAGGGATTTACTTTGGTACGCTCTGTCGACGAATGTCTAGAATTACTAAGGGTAGCGGAGATTGATATTTTGTCACTGGATCATGATATGGGCCCGGGAGAGAAAACAGGAACCTATGTAGCAACCGCAATAGCGGCGGAAGGATTGTACCCTCGGGAGATTTATTTGCATACTTCTAGCATGTACGATAAGAATAAGATGTACGAAATACTACATCAAAATAAACCTGAGCACGTCGTCCTGCATAATGGCCCGATTCCGTTTGATCGACTGGATGATATTGCAATTGAAGCTAAACGCAGCCATACGTAG
- a CDS encoding deoxyribonuclease IV, protein MTVELKIGGHHSIRAGFYGAAKQSLLQGETAFQYFPKNPRSLTVKEFDPFDARKCRELCEEHGLVSIAHTPYPTNLAVGRHIEGSHFERTVNSLRNDLEIAEACGSLGIVVHFGTNKDLNPLQGYQNIIQCINEVLSGWNGSAKLLIENQAGDHGDMGMTMEELVKIRSLCQSPELIGYCLDTCHAFASGMWTGEQDNNFAVKAKDLDFWEGLISLHLNDSKYPVHSRKDRHARVGQGYIGESGFRHLLQIEELQDTPMILESGTGEDGTYREDIRLVKRWIET, encoded by the coding sequence ATGACCGTTGAGTTAAAAATTGGTGGTCATCATAGTATCCGTGCAGGATTTTATGGTGCAGCAAAACAATCTCTATTGCAAGGGGAAACGGCTTTTCAGTACTTTCCTAAAAATCCTAGAAGTCTTACTGTAAAAGAATTTGACCCATTCGATGCACGTAAATGCCGAGAGTTATGTGAAGAGCATGGATTAGTCTCCATTGCCCATACTCCATACCCAACTAATTTGGCAGTAGGACGTCATATAGAGGGCTCTCATTTTGAACGAACTGTAAATTCACTGCGTAATGATTTAGAAATTGCTGAAGCGTGTGGATCTCTGGGAATTGTTGTTCATTTTGGCACAAATAAGGATTTAAATCCCTTACAAGGATATCAAAATATTATACAATGTATAAATGAAGTACTCTCAGGCTGGAATGGCTCAGCCAAACTCCTGATCGAGAATCAAGCTGGAGATCATGGAGATATGGGAATGACAATGGAAGAACTGGTTAAGATTCGCAGCCTGTGCCAATCCCCTGAGCTTATCGGTTACTGCCTTGATACGTGTCACGCATTCGCTTCTGGAATGTGGACGGGTGAGCAGGATAACAATTTTGCTGTGAAAGCAAAGGATTTGGATTTCTGGGAAGGTTTAATCTCGCTTCATTTAAATGATTCGAAGTATCCAGTTCATTCGCGAAAGGACCGCCATGCTCGTGTAGGTCAAGGTTATATTGGGGAATCCGGATTTCGTCATTTACTTCAAATAGAAGAACTACAAGATACGCCAATGATTCTCGAAAGTGGGACTGGCGAAGATGGAACCTATAGAGAAGATATTAGGTTGGTAAAGCGATGGATAGAGACCTAA
- a CDS encoding Fpg/Nei family DNA glycosylase: MPELPEMENYRIQLSKHILDLPITEVVINREKSINKDAETFSAELIGRQVIFVERRGKHLVFHLDNGRRLVLHLMLGGLMYLGSKTDRPDRTTQIEIGFGQEMVLYFIGLRLGHLHVHSAKEVEEIMSHLGPEPLDRKMNESRFIEIFRKRRGSLKTALLNQEVIAGIGNCYADEIAFTAELLPSAKLQQFSEEDLSRLYHSMREVMISATEAGGYMEMSFKVGDTLTGGSNDLCRVYDREGETCPRCGDVIVKGEMNGRKVFYSPGCQHDR, from the coding sequence ATGCCGGAACTACCGGAAATGGAAAACTACCGAATACAACTATCCAAACACATTTTGGATCTACCTATCACTGAAGTCGTTATTAATCGCGAGAAATCAATTAATAAAGATGCTGAGACATTTTCAGCAGAATTAATTGGACGACAAGTTATATTTGTAGAACGTCGAGGAAAACACTTAGTGTTCCATCTTGATAATGGTCGACGTCTGGTCCTTCACTTGATGTTAGGGGGATTGATGTATTTAGGCTCAAAAACGGATCGACCCGACCGGACAACACAAATTGAAATTGGATTCGGTCAAGAAATGGTCTTATACTTCATTGGTCTACGTCTTGGACACCTGCATGTACACAGCGCCAAAGAAGTAGAAGAGATTATGTCTCATCTTGGACCTGAGCCTCTGGATCGTAAAATGAATGAGTCTAGATTCATTGAGATTTTTCGCAAGCGGAGAGGTAGTCTTAAGACAGCACTTCTTAATCAAGAGGTCATTGCGGGAATCGGTAATTGTTATGCAGACGAAATTGCATTTACTGCTGAGCTATTGCCTTCTGCTAAACTACAACAGTTTAGTGAAGAGGATCTATCCCGACTGTATCATTCCATGAGAGAAGTAATGATCTCAGCTACTGAGGCGGGAGGATATATGGAAATGTCGTTCAAGGTGGGTGACACATTAACTGGTGGATCTAATGATCTCTGCCGTGTCTACGATCGAGAGGGAGAGACTTGTCCACGTTGTGGTGATGTAATCGTCAAGGGTGAAATGAACGGCCGTAAAGTGTTCTATAGCCCTGGATGTCAACATGACCGTTGA
- a CDS encoding TIGR01457 family HAD-type hydrolase yields the protein MKNSWDAYLIDLDGTLYHGGRIIPGAELLINTMKERGIPFLFVTNNSSRTPEDVALHLKGMGIPAEANDVCTSAVAAAEYVAELMPGCKVAPIGEYGLIEALKAAGLNVDLEAPEVVIQGIDRTFTYDKLTQATRWISGGAKYVLTNPDLLLPSQEGLMPGAGTISAAIKAATGVEPIVVGKPSEILMKHAIERLGLANEQTAVIGDNMLTDITAGVNAGCGTILTLTGVTTEENLQHYVTSSGVSPDTVCKDLIEVLDLVCKSN from the coding sequence ATGAAGAATTCATGGGATGCTTATCTCATTGATCTAGACGGAACTTTATACCACGGGGGCCGTATTATACCAGGAGCAGAACTATTGATTAATACAATGAAGGAACGTGGTATCCCTTTTTTGTTTGTGACGAACAATTCATCTCGGACACCAGAAGATGTAGCACTCCATTTAAAAGGGATGGGAATTCCTGCGGAAGCGAATGATGTATGTACATCCGCAGTTGCTGCGGCGGAATATGTTGCCGAATTAATGCCCGGATGTAAGGTAGCGCCAATTGGCGAGTACGGTTTGATTGAGGCTTTGAAAGCGGCTGGACTGAACGTTGACTTAGAAGCACCGGAAGTAGTAATTCAAGGGATCGACCGTACTTTTACATACGACAAATTAACGCAGGCGACACGTTGGATTAGTGGTGGTGCTAAGTATGTACTAACGAATCCAGATTTGCTTCTTCCATCACAGGAAGGTTTAATGCCTGGGGCAGGAACGATATCAGCTGCGATTAAGGCTGCAACCGGAGTAGAGCCGATCGTGGTTGGGAAACCCTCAGAGATCTTAATGAAACATGCGATTGAGCGTCTGGGGCTTGCTAATGAACAGACAGCTGTTATCGGTGACAATATGTTGACGGATATCACAGCGGGTGTCAATGCAGGTTGTGGTACGATCTTGACTTTGACTGGGGTGACGACCGAGGAAAATTTACAGCATTATGTTACTTCCTCTGGTGTGAGTCCAGATACAGTTTGTAAAGACCTTATAGAAGTTCTTGATCTAGTATGTAAATCGAATTAA